A genomic region of Cotesia glomerata isolate CgM1 linkage group LG9, MPM_Cglom_v2.3, whole genome shotgun sequence contains the following coding sequences:
- the LOC123272134 gene encoding WD repeat-containing protein 91: protein MSHVQYVDELVKEYLLFRGFSQTLRAFDNELKAEKEKGFRVDKIVDQLMQYIYTFDLVSLRELWGHLDTRMFCRLENYFVPSVRKLENSVLKMYLINAAVNNKQERIRDFFAKMTPELQGHSEWKEWFAFPFTKNPEDNPIYSVYFSKQWQDTMLVSLHNFLAMIFQCMPQPTLLTIDEDTNKLKRLQEENETLKQCLAESNKIDNISDVNPGSTPQHPPIMDDFYIIAQESPLLENPKTLRSLIKNIGGGSSPILNRKSLSSTKKSDLDTTVTKRTCTKGRVNSLSKGDVAKRSMSCDSRLTRKRDFPIDTTIERKAKDKIDSNYILLSQEEYTEHKTSIIQCKSNTSGSYVATGDADGVIKVWTPIPSPKTVATFTSTTANSNKAVTSLDWISKNERYFLHGDNNGSIQLHDTRDCKTLWEIQHEGSRVVSLTCSPLDSTFICSITDSNESKLLLYDVKTRKLERTLPMDGNLTALCSVFNHNSQLLITGLSNGNLLIHDLRRNEIIDNFTCHSSPVIDIELINDYTNICILSEDGKLCQRSLNQTGKTIWEAKIKIEKNAVHGKMFTFDQSGNHMLLCTQTGGNIYKMPPGAQAKILELGGHKGTLCCDWSTANQSGTCITGGAEGNCRVSTLLSP from the exons ATGTCGCACGTACAGTATGTTGATGAATTAGTGAAAGAGTATTTATTATTCCGCGGTTTTAGTCAAACATTACGGGCATTTGATAATGAATTGAAAGCTGAAAAAGAGAAAGGCTTTcga gTCGATAAGATTGTGGATCAATTAATGCAGTACATTTATACATTTGATTTGGTTTCATTAAGAGAACTCTGGGGTCACTTGGACACGCGAATGTTTTGTCgactagaaaattattttgttccaAGTGTAAGAAAATTGGAAAACTCAGTACTTAAAATGTATCTTATTAATGCCgcagttaataacaaacaggAACGTATTCGtgatttttttgcaaaaatgaCTCCAGAATTACAGGGACACTCTGAGTGGAAAGAATGGTTTG cTTTTCCATTTACCAAAAATCCCGAGGACAATCCAATTTATTCAGTGTATTTTAGCAAACAGTGGCAGGACACGATGCTAGTCTCACTACATAATTTCTTAGCAATGATTTTTCAA tgtatgcCACAACCTACACTTCTTACCATCGATGAGGATACGAATAAATTGAAGCGTCTGCAAGAAGAAAATGAAACTCTGAAACAGTGCCTCGCAGAATCCAATAAAATTGACAATATTTCTGACGTTAATCCAGGGTCCACACCGCAACATCCACCAATTATGgatgatttttatattattgctca ggAATCTCCATTgctggaaaatccaaaaactctacgaagtttaataaaaaatatcggtGGAGGCTCAAGTCCGATTTTAAATCGAAAATCTCTATCCAGTACCAAAAAAAGTGATCTTGACACGACAGTTACCAAGAGAACATGCACGAAAGGACGAGTTAATTCATTAAGTAAAGGAGATGTAGCAAAGAGAAGCATGAGTTGTGACTCTAGGTTAACTAGAAAGCGAGATTTTCCTATTGATACAACTATAGAACGCAAAGCCAAAGATAAAATTGATTCTAATTACATTCTTTTAAGCCAA gaaGAATACACAGAGCACAAGACTTCAATAATTCAGTGTAAAAGTAATACAAGTGGATCGTATGTCGCTACTGGAGATGCTGATGGTGTCATTAAAGTTTGGACACCTATCCCTTCAccaaa AACTGTTGCGACGTTCACTTCGACAACAGCAAACTCCAACAAAGCAGTAACTTCTTTGGACTGGATCTCAAAGAACGAAAGATACTTTTTGCATGGTGACAACAATGGCTCAATACAACTTCACGATACAAGAGACTGCAAAACCTTGTGGGAAATCCAACACGAAGGTTCACGTGTTGTTTCGCTGACTTGCAGTCCCTTGGACTCTACATTTATCTGCTCCATTACGGACTCTAATGAAAGTAAACTTTTGCTCTATGATGTCAAGACTCGTAAGCTCGAACGAACTTTACCAATGGACGGGAATTTGACAGCTTTGTGTTCGGTGTTTAATCACAATAGTCAGCTGTTGATCACCGGGCTTTCTAATGGGAATCTTTTAATTCACGATTTACGgagaaatgaaataattgataatttcacGTGTCACTCAAGTCCTGTGATTGATATCGAGCTGATAAATGACTACACTAATATCTGTATTCTCAGTGAAGATGGCAAGTTGTGCCAAAGAAGTCTCAACCAAACAGGGAAAACCATATGGGAGGCTAAAATTAAGATTGAAAAGAATGCTGTTCATGGGAAAATGTTTACCTTTGATCAGAGCGGTAATCATATGTTGCTTTGCACACAGACTGGTGGTAATATTTACAAG ATGCCGCCAGGAGCTCAAGCAAAAATACTCGAGCTAGGTGGTCACAAAGGAACTCTGTGCTGTGACTGGTCAACAGCCAATCAATCAGGAACATGTATAACTGGAGGAGCCGAAGGAAACTGTCGTGTTTCTACTCTTCTCTCACcatga
- the LOC123272133 gene encoding uncharacterized protein LOC123272133 isoform X2, with the protein MMVVVAVVVGAELYFCLLQSCLLYIVTRIVIKMEDSYTVHRRRKAAARRRDKTPEPSRAVTAAIAKDIDEENDDEDKKILEARARMEQMVEDTEKMEELATDGRLKSHSSSPTSIIEEQMAEAAEMKNQLDLVVLEKSEIKIDAKVDDKRKDLMQLEKKVEENCQVESTKSTAAIATATAIAIAANVNTLTEPIVNENRMESNRRIKSSSSSSSHGDKAAVRRRTRRSKERRSSSDSSLAEDDRSSKSDFEERKKKSRKIRKDCKEKKDSKEKDNENKFNKEKKNEDKFNKEKTSEEKDNKEKKNEEKYSKENQGTEETPVIYSKTLTLVGKQIIPLSSDSLIEDFKKAERDYYDRRELGILDVQIDDYVNPKMEAALRKRKRKKTREIIPEEKTEEKIEEKKSFWSWFGFFKRNVKPEESKIEPKKKEEIVIEPKKEEIKPKVVQKSSRIIEFIRALSDIRAEFRAYVDQSPREVYLIRKSRNKCVAQLILIIIYCGLGAFIFRFTEGAFETFYKCGVKRVKRDFLDSLWNYSHNMREDDWKSMARKKLMELEEQLHAAHEAGVQSYSGQKSWSFLNAVVYCLTVITTIGYGHIAPSTTTGRAITIVYAIFGIPLFLIILADFGKLFTRCIKFFWAYVRRVYYTGSCRRVRRTAPVQEVMKGVQLVYDLATFRRPSELSPDELAEMHKQQTVLNLDANIPVSQPGTPVTPELSNFAINDEFNLPISVAITILLAYIFVGATAFNLWEQWGFFESFYFVFISMSTIGFGDYVPKHPIYMMCSIVYLVFGLALTSMCINVVQVMLSDSFKHATQKIGATIGFAIADEDGSIPPPVPLVEVAQVHTTIKEDDCECECDCVIKDTTEEIKAPKAHQEDVDL; encoded by the exons ATGATGGTAGTAGTAGCAGTAGTGGTGGGAGCTGAACTTTATTTTTGTCTTCTTCAGTCTTGTCTTTTGTACATAGTGACGAGGATCGTTATTAAGATGGAAGACAGTTACACAGTGCACAGACGACGTAAAGCTGCTGCTAGAAGACGGGATAAAACTCCAGAACCTTCACGAGCTGTTACTGCGGCTATTGCTAAAGATATTGATGAAGAAAATGAtgatgaagataaaaaaatactggAGGCTAGAGCGCGAATGGAACAAATGGTTGAAGATACGGAAAAGATGGAGGAGTTGGCTACTGATGGAAGATTGAAGTCACACTCGTCCAGTCCTACGTCTATTATTGAAGAACAAATGGCAGAAGCTGCTGAAATGAAGAACCAATTAGATTTAGTAGTTTTAGAGAAGagtgaaattaaaatagatgCTAAGGTTGATGATAAGAGGAAAGATTTAATGCAATTGGAGAAAAAGGTTGAAGAAAATTGTCAAGTGGAAAGTACTAAGTCTACTGCTGCAATTGCTACTGCTACTGCTATTGCTATTGCTGCTAATGTTAATACTCTGACTGAACCAATAGTCAACGAAAATAGAATGGAGTCAAACAGGCGGATTAAATCATCTTCTTCGTCGTCGTCACATGGAGATAAAGCAGCGGTAAGAAGAAGAACTAGGCGTTCAAAGGAACGAAGAAGTTCCAGTGATTCGAGTCTTGCTGAAGATGATAGATCTAGTAAGAGTGATtttgaagaaagaaagaaaaaatcaagGAAAATACGTAAagattgtaaagaaaaaaaagatagtAAAGAGAAGGATaatgaaaacaaatttaataaagagaagaaaaatgaagacaaatttaataaagagAAGACGAGTGAAGAAAAAGATAACAAAGAGAAGAAAAATGAAGAGAAATATAGTAAAGAAAATCAAGGTACAGAAGAGACACCGGTTATCTATTCAAAAACTCTGACACTTGTTGGCAAACAGATTATACCTCTCAGCAGCGATAGTCTCATTGAAGACTTTAAGAAAGCAGAGAGAGATTACTATGATAGAAGGGAATTAGGAATTCTCGATGTACAAATTGATGATTACGTTAATCCAAAAATGGAAGCTGCTTTGAGAAAACGTAAAAGGAAAAAAACAAGGGAAATAATTCCGGAAGAAAAAACAGAGGAGAAaattgaggaaaaaaaatctttttggTCATggtttggattttttaaaagaaatgttAAGCCAGAAGAAAGTAAAATTGaacctaaaaaaaaagaagaaattgttATTGAGcctaaaaaagaagaaattaagcCTAAGGTGGTCCAAAAATCTTCAAggataattgaatttatacgAGCTTTGTCGGATATTAGAGCTGAATTTCGCGCTTATGTTGATCAAAGTCCTCgagaagtttatttaattcgcAAAAGTCGTAATAAATGTGTTGCTCAGTTAATACTGATAATTATATATTGCGGATTAGGAGCTTTTATTTTTCGCTTTACCGAGGGAGCTTTCGAGACATTTTACAAGTGCGGAGTTAAGCGAGTAAAACGTGACTTTTTAGACAGTCTTTGGAATTATAGTCACAATATGCGCGAAGACGATTGGAAAAGTATGGCGAGGAAGAAGTTGATGGAATTGGAAGAACAGTTACATGCAGCTCACGAAGCTGGAGTACAATCGTACAGTGGTCAAAAAAGCTGGAGTTTTCTCAATGCGGTTGTTTATTGTCTTACTGTTATCACAACAATTG gaTATGGCCATATAGCACCAAGCACAACGACAGGCCGAGCTATCACAATAGTTTACGCTATTTTTGGAATCCCGTTGTTCCTTATTATACTTGCTGATTTTGGTAAACTATTTACAAGAtgcatcaaatttttttgggcATATGTAAGAAGAGTCTACTACACAGGAAGTTGTCGGCGAGTGCGAAGAACTGCTCCTGTccaa GAAGTGATGAAAGGCGTTCAATTGGTTTATGATCTTGCAACATTCAGACGTCCATCAGAACTGAGTCCTGATGAACTAGCAGAAATGCACAAACAGCAAACAGTTCTCAATCTTGACGCTAATATACCTGTGAGCCAGCCTGGGACGCCAGTGACACCAGAACTCTCAAATTTCGCCATAaatgatgaatttaatttacctATTTCCGTAGCGATTACTATCTTATTAGCTTACATATTTGTTGGAGCAACTGCATTCAATTTGTGGGAACAATGGGGCTTTTTTGAAAGCTTCTACTTTGTTTTTATATCCATGAGCACAATTGGCTTTGGCGATTATGTACCGaag CACCCTATTTACATGATGTGTTCAATAGTCTACTTGGTGTTTGGTCTAGCCTTAACTTCCATGTGTATAAATGTCGTTCAG GTGATGTTGTCGGATTCTTTTAAGCATGCAACTCAAAAGATAGGCGCGACTATTGGTTTCGCAATTGCTGATGAAGATGGATCGATACCACCGCCTGTACCGTTAGTAGAAGTAGCACAAGTTCATACAACTATTAAAGAAGATGATTGTGAATGTGAATGTGACTGTGTAATCAAAGATACTACTGAAGAGATAAAAGCTCCAAAAGCTCACCAAGAAGATGTTGACTTGTAA
- the LOC123272135 gene encoding transcription initiation protein SPT3 homolog yields the protein MTETLNAANTNEFKSDSVNFIPEIRKMMYGFGDCSEPLVESAKIINSVVHREIRNIICESCKIADMRDSQIVEDKDLLFLLRHDKIQLQRLIKYLDLKEFKSSINKVLEAESVDGCPGIDETKKKSSHHKFIESIDNIGDLTDTSDTMDVVKLNRELRAELASRKLNTVQYFEYTKARSASFANKFSPKFITWLASEDIKMSKTVYTILSYLAYETVAQIVDLALLVRQDQNKIYGDSLDRVKLNYCNPTTYKPYHHGRSPGINPISPAEINEALRRYWSPQLDRAGPFQRRSLHRQDRKFLSFQTG from the exons atgacTGAAACATTAAATGCAGCTAACACAAATGAATTCAAGAGTGATTCTGTTAACTTTATACCAG AAATACGTAAAATGATGTACGGCTTTGGAGACTGCTCGGAACCTCTTGTagaatcagcaaaaataattaacagcGTAGTTCATCGTGAGataagaaatattatttgtgaGTCGTGTAAAATAGCTGATATGAGAGATTCTCAAATAGTTGAAGATAAAGATTTGCTGTTCTTACTCCGTCATGACAAGATTCAACTCCAACGACTGATTAAGTATCTTGATCTGAAAGAGTTTAAATCGTCCATAAACAAAGTTCTGGAAGCTGAATCTGTTGACGGCTGTCCTGGCATTGAtgagactaagaaaaaaagttctcATCATAAATTCATTGAATCTATTGATAATATTGGAGATTTAACTGACACTAGTGACACAATGGACGTCGTGAAACTCAATCGTGAGCTTCGAGCTGAGTTAGCGAGCCGAAAATTGAATACCGTACAATATTTTGAGTACACTAAAGCAAGGTCTGCGTCATTTGCTAATAAATTCTCTCCTAAATTTATCACCTGGCTCGCTAGCGAAG atattaaaatGTCCAAGACTGTTTACACCATACTAAGCTATTTGGCGTACGAAACAGTGGCACAAATAGTAGATCTAGCTCTTTTAGTGCGTCaggatcaaaataaaatttatggagatAGTTTAGATAGAGTAAAACTTAACTATTGCAATCCTACGACTTATAAACCTTATCACCATGGCAGA agTCCAGGAATAAATCCAATTTCTCCAGCAGAAATAAACGAAGCTTTAAGACGTTATTGGTCTCCACAATTAGATCGCGCTGGACCTTTTCAACGTCGCTCGTTACATCGACAGGATCGTAAGTTTTTATCATTCCAAACAGgctga
- the LOC123272133 gene encoding uncharacterized protein LOC123272133 isoform X1 gives MMVVVAVVVGAELYFCLLQSCLLYIVTRIVIKMEDSYTVHRRRKAAARRRDKTPEPSRAVTAAIAKDIDEENDDEDKKILEARARMEQMVEDTEKMEELATDGRLKSHSSSPTSIIEEQMAEAAEMKNQLDLVVLEKSEIKIDAKVDDKRKDLMQLEKKVEENCQVESTKSTAAIATATAIAIAANVNTLTEPIVNENRMESNRRIKSSSSSSSHGDKAAVRRRTRRSKERRSSSDSSLAEDDRSSKSDFEERKKKSRKIRKDCKEKKDSKEKDNENKFNKEKKNEDKFNKEKTSEEKDNKEKKNEEKYSKENQGTEETPVIYSKTLTLVGKQIIPLSSDSLIEDFKKAERDYYDRRELGILDVQIDDYVNPKMEAALRKRKRKKTREIIPEEKTEEKIEEKKSFWSWFGFFKRNVKPEESKIEPKKKEEIVIEPKKEEIKPKVVQKSSRIIEFIRALSDIRAEFRAYVDQSPREVYLIRKSRNKCVAQLILIIIYCGLGAFIFRFTEGAFETFYKCGVKRVKRDFLDSLWNYSHNMREDDWKSMARKKLMELEEQLHAAHEAGVQSYSGQKSWSFLNAVVYCLTVITTIGYGHIAPSTTTGRAITIVYAIFGIPLFLIILADFGKLFTRCIKFFWAYVRRVYYTGSCRRVRRTAPVQEVMKGVQLVYDLATFRRPSELSPDELAEMHKQQTVLNLDANIPVSQPGTPVTPELSNFAINDEFNLPISVAITILLAYIFVGATAFNLWEQWGFFESFYFVFISMSTIGFGDYVPKMHPIYMMCSIVYLVFGLALTSMCINVVQVMLSDSFKHATQKIGATIGFAIADEDGSIPPPVPLVEVAQVHTTIKEDDCECECDCVIKDTTEEIKAPKAHQEDVDL, from the exons ATGATGGTAGTAGTAGCAGTAGTGGTGGGAGCTGAACTTTATTTTTGTCTTCTTCAGTCTTGTCTTTTGTACATAGTGACGAGGATCGTTATTAAGATGGAAGACAGTTACACAGTGCACAGACGACGTAAAGCTGCTGCTAGAAGACGGGATAAAACTCCAGAACCTTCACGAGCTGTTACTGCGGCTATTGCTAAAGATATTGATGAAGAAAATGAtgatgaagataaaaaaatactggAGGCTAGAGCGCGAATGGAACAAATGGTTGAAGATACGGAAAAGATGGAGGAGTTGGCTACTGATGGAAGATTGAAGTCACACTCGTCCAGTCCTACGTCTATTATTGAAGAACAAATGGCAGAAGCTGCTGAAATGAAGAACCAATTAGATTTAGTAGTTTTAGAGAAGagtgaaattaaaatagatgCTAAGGTTGATGATAAGAGGAAAGATTTAATGCAATTGGAGAAAAAGGTTGAAGAAAATTGTCAAGTGGAAAGTACTAAGTCTACTGCTGCAATTGCTACTGCTACTGCTATTGCTATTGCTGCTAATGTTAATACTCTGACTGAACCAATAGTCAACGAAAATAGAATGGAGTCAAACAGGCGGATTAAATCATCTTCTTCGTCGTCGTCACATGGAGATAAAGCAGCGGTAAGAAGAAGAACTAGGCGTTCAAAGGAACGAAGAAGTTCCAGTGATTCGAGTCTTGCTGAAGATGATAGATCTAGTAAGAGTGATtttgaagaaagaaagaaaaaatcaagGAAAATACGTAAagattgtaaagaaaaaaaagatagtAAAGAGAAGGATaatgaaaacaaatttaataaagagaagaaaaatgaagacaaatttaataaagagAAGACGAGTGAAGAAAAAGATAACAAAGAGAAGAAAAATGAAGAGAAATATAGTAAAGAAAATCAAGGTACAGAAGAGACACCGGTTATCTATTCAAAAACTCTGACACTTGTTGGCAAACAGATTATACCTCTCAGCAGCGATAGTCTCATTGAAGACTTTAAGAAAGCAGAGAGAGATTACTATGATAGAAGGGAATTAGGAATTCTCGATGTACAAATTGATGATTACGTTAATCCAAAAATGGAAGCTGCTTTGAGAAAACGTAAAAGGAAAAAAACAAGGGAAATAATTCCGGAAGAAAAAACAGAGGAGAAaattgaggaaaaaaaatctttttggTCATggtttggattttttaaaagaaatgttAAGCCAGAAGAAAGTAAAATTGaacctaaaaaaaaagaagaaattgttATTGAGcctaaaaaagaagaaattaagcCTAAGGTGGTCCAAAAATCTTCAAggataattgaatttatacgAGCTTTGTCGGATATTAGAGCTGAATTTCGCGCTTATGTTGATCAAAGTCCTCgagaagtttatttaattcgcAAAAGTCGTAATAAATGTGTTGCTCAGTTAATACTGATAATTATATATTGCGGATTAGGAGCTTTTATTTTTCGCTTTACCGAGGGAGCTTTCGAGACATTTTACAAGTGCGGAGTTAAGCGAGTAAAACGTGACTTTTTAGACAGTCTTTGGAATTATAGTCACAATATGCGCGAAGACGATTGGAAAAGTATGGCGAGGAAGAAGTTGATGGAATTGGAAGAACAGTTACATGCAGCTCACGAAGCTGGAGTACAATCGTACAGTGGTCAAAAAAGCTGGAGTTTTCTCAATGCGGTTGTTTATTGTCTTACTGTTATCACAACAATTG gaTATGGCCATATAGCACCAAGCACAACGACAGGCCGAGCTATCACAATAGTTTACGCTATTTTTGGAATCCCGTTGTTCCTTATTATACTTGCTGATTTTGGTAAACTATTTACAAGAtgcatcaaatttttttgggcATATGTAAGAAGAGTCTACTACACAGGAAGTTGTCGGCGAGTGCGAAGAACTGCTCCTGTccaa GAAGTGATGAAAGGCGTTCAATTGGTTTATGATCTTGCAACATTCAGACGTCCATCAGAACTGAGTCCTGATGAACTAGCAGAAATGCACAAACAGCAAACAGTTCTCAATCTTGACGCTAATATACCTGTGAGCCAGCCTGGGACGCCAGTGACACCAGAACTCTCAAATTTCGCCATAaatgatgaatttaatttacctATTTCCGTAGCGATTACTATCTTATTAGCTTACATATTTGTTGGAGCAACTGCATTCAATTTGTGGGAACAATGGGGCTTTTTTGAAAGCTTCTACTTTGTTTTTATATCCATGAGCACAATTGGCTTTGGCGATTATGTACCGaag ATG CACCCTATTTACATGATGTGTTCAATAGTCTACTTGGTGTTTGGTCTAGCCTTAACTTCCATGTGTATAAATGTCGTTCAG GTGATGTTGTCGGATTCTTTTAAGCATGCAACTCAAAAGATAGGCGCGACTATTGGTTTCGCAATTGCTGATGAAGATGGATCGATACCACCGCCTGTACCGTTAGTAGAAGTAGCACAAGTTCATACAACTATTAAAGAAGATGATTGTGAATGTGAATGTGACTGTGTAATCAAAGATACTACTGAAGAGATAAAAGCTCCAAAAGCTCACCAAGAAGATGTTGACTT ATAA